A genomic region of Xyrauchen texanus isolate HMW12.3.18 chromosome 29, RBS_HiC_50CHRs, whole genome shotgun sequence contains the following coding sequences:
- the LOC127623404 gene encoding homeobox protein SIX5-like, with product MASLTLESTEQTENGPKASTQDEAKVKEEMDPDEVSEQLLQTFQNSALSFSTDQVACLCEALLQAGNVDRLWRFLSTIPPSADLLRGNETLLKAQALVAFHREEFKELYAILDSHDFHPSNHGFLQDLYLKARYKEAERSRGRSLGAVDKYRLRKKFPLPKTIWDGEETVYCFKEKSRTALKDCYKINRYPTPEEKKNLAKVTGLSLTQVSNWFKNRRQRDRTPSGTNSKSESDGNHSTEDEASKGDLEDITDKPAAQETGSSNTSLMSLTGAPCSTSGQLILNSTGGFLTSSHPLLLNGSPILSAAGTGVIINGLTLSDGHTVTLSPVTANAPLLLNRGQVISKEERGVKDMEAQGSLPTVVLNPQASLSSTIPHYAIQSLSEEAKTASSNVSPLDFISLPEALKNPDSTQSVLTNSMSTSTISTSVVSPTSLPAVALAQNSVPASTAGSVRSVISSPLVPLQPTQPSELVVVAKAEPQPPASSFISSPQVLSLPQVVPSIQGIPVSQFMQNPSGATISSCPQLVPVSPVHPHLPQNSIPQFQTQTLHSVPRLAQAQPQNVATILGTNTALSLPQMGDGQVSQVLTTQFGDEATSATIPQIQTSMATQVFPISSPTQVVPISHPKDTSQPQLVPLSLPQLMPVSSIAGTPTGTFSFPQVVPAAPSLSIPSPGGAFQILTPMSGTSLSVAQGPICLSPVGPPQSVPTASIPGVQLLNSGLIQLPSASPGNILLAGGIGGSPILSVQNGKLILTIPAGIQFTSMPVKSVPENSVLSNSTLDQISAVPLFENQPAASLTAQTSNSLQLSPLGFVGSSTLYCSPEPGTIANPTPGASPNTPDSSSTPTPTGILQSQQTLSPDSMFPLSPICGGVATGPHLSHPVWSPIPLSSSSSLTLFDVRGKGDLQEDPVLLGLPGGESLLLGTSPSEDVERDSQLDDVDEMGGDSKILTQLQSVPVDDELGL from the exons ATGGCTTCCTTGACTTTAGAGTCCACAGAACAAACTGAAAATGGCCCAAAGGCGTCCACGCAAGATGAAGCCAAAGTCAAAGAGGAGATGGATCCGGACGAAGTTTCGGAACAACTGCTTCAAACCTTCCAGAACTCGGCGCTCAGTTTTTCCACCGATCAAGTCGCGTGTCTGTGCGAGGCTCTCCTGCAAGCGGGCAATGTGGATCGCCTGTGGAGATTCCTCTCCACCATCCCTCCTTCAGCCGATCTGCTACGTGGCAACGAGACCCTGCTAAAGGCCCAGGCGTTGGTCGCTTTTCACCGGGAGGAATTCAAAGAGTTGTACGCCATCCTGGACAGTCACGACTTCCACCCGAGTAACCATGGGTTCCTGCAAGACCTATACTTGAAGGCGCGCTACAAGGAGGCTGAGAGATCCAGGGGTCGCAGTCTGGGCGCCGTGGATAAATATCGACTCCGCAAAAAGTTTCCCTTGCCAAAAACCATTTGGGATGGAGAAGAGACGGTGTACTGCTTCAAGGAGAAGTCGCGCACCGCTCTGAAGGATTGTTACAAAATCAACAGGTATCCCACTCCGGAAGAGAAGAAGAATTTAGCCAAAGTCACCGGACTTTCTTTGACTCAAGTGAGCAACTGGTTCAAGAATCGCCGACAGAGGGACCGGACCCCGTCCGGTACAAACAGCAAAAG TGAATCTGATGGGAACCACAGCACAGAGGATGAAGCCAGCAAGGGAGACCTGGAGGATATTACTGACAAACCTGCTGCTCAAGAGACAGGCAGCTCTAATACTTCTCTTATGTCTCTCACTGGTGCTCCTTGCAGTACTAGTGGTCAGCTTATTCTCAACAGCACAGGGGGATTCCTCACAAGCTCTCATCCACTGCTGCTCAATGGGAGCCCTATACTCTCTGCGGCAGGGACCGGGGTCATTATTAATGGTTTGACACTAAGTGATGGCCACACAGTCACTCTAAGTCCTGTTACAGCTAATGCACCATTGCTACTAAATAGGGGGCAAGTGATCTCCAAAGAGGAGCGTGGTGTCAAAGATATGGAGGCCCAAGGCAGTCTGCCCACTGTGGTGCTGAATCCACAAGCCAGTCTATCTAGTACAATACCTCACTATGCAATACAATCTCTTAGTGAGGAAgcaaaaacagccagcagcaatGTCTCTCCACTGGATTTTATCAGTCTTCCAGAGGCCTTGAAGAATCCAGATAGTACCCAGTCAGTGCTTACAAACTCTATGTCCACTTCCACCATCTCCACTTCTGTCGTCTCTCCCACATCTCTTCCTGCAGTAGCATTGGCTCAAAATAGTGTTCCTGCATCAACAGCAGGCTCTGTGAGATCAGTCATCTCCAGTCCATTGGTACCACTACAGCCGACACAGCCATCAGAGCTTGTTGTAGTAGCAAAGGCTGAACCTCAGCCACCTGCCAGCAGCTTCATCTCAAGCCCTCAGGTGCTCTCTTTACCCCAGGTGGTACCATCTATACAGGGTATTCCAGTGTCTCAATTTATGCAGAATCCATCTGGGGCTACAATATCATCCTGCCCCCAGCTTGTTCCAGTCTCCCCTGTCCATCCACATTTACCGCAAAACTCCATTCCTCAGTTTCAGACACAGACATTGCACAGTGTTCCCAGACTTGCTCAAGCCCAGCCCCAAAATGTAGCCACCATACTAGGCACAAATACTGCTTTATCTCTACCCCAGATGGGTGATGGGCAAGTTTCCCAAGTGCTTACAACTCAGTTTGGAGATGAAGCTACTTCAGCTACCATCCCACAGATACAGACCTCCATGGCTACACAAGTCTTTCCCATCTCCTCCCCGACTCAAGTTGTGCCCATTTCCCATCCCAAAGACACAAGCCAGCCTCAGCTGGTCCCTCTGTCACTGCCTCAACTCATGCCTGTATCATCCATTGCAGGAACGCCCACTGGAACTTTCTCTTTCCCTCAGGTGGTCCCAGCAGCACCATCACTCTCCATCCCATCCCCTGGTGGTGCGTTCCAGATTCTAACACCCATGTCTGGAACATCATTGAGTGTTGCGCAGGGACCGATATGCCTAAGCCCAGTAGGACCTCCACAGAGTGTCCCTACTGCTTCCATCCCAGGTGTTCAGCTTCTTAATTCTGGCCTGATTCAACTCCCTTCTGCCTCTCCAG GCAACATCCTCTTAGCAGGTGGTATAGGGGGCAGCCCCATCCTAAGTGTTCAGAATGGCAAACTCATCCTCACTATCCCAGCTGGCATCCAGTTCACCAGCATGCCTGTCAAGTCTGTCCCAGAAAATTCAGTCTTAAGCAACAGCACCCTTGATCAAATCTCAGCTGTTCCTCTGTTTGAGAATCAACCAGCAGCTTCACTCACTGCTCAAACCTCAAATTCACTACAATTATCTCCTTTGGGGTTTGTTGGCTCCTCTACACTTTACTGCAGCCCCGAGCCTGGGACTATTGCTAACCCAACCCCAGGAGCCTCTCCGAACACCCCAGACTCTTCCAGCACTCCCACTCCTACAGGCATCCTACAATCCCAGCAGACTCTCAGCCCTGATAGCATGTTTCCCCTCAGTCCAATCTGTGGTGGAGTGGCAACTGGCCCCCACCTCTCCCACCCAGTCTGGAGCCCCATCCCACTGTCCTCCTCTTCTAGCCTGACATTATTTGATGTGCGTGGGAAGGGTGATCTTCAAGAGGACCCCGTTTTGTTGGGCCTGCCAGGTGGAGAGTCCCTCCTGTTGGGCACTTCTCCAAGTGAGGACGTTGAGAGAGATTCTCAACTGGACGATGTGGACGAAATGGGTGGGGACTCGAAAATTCTTACACAACTGCAGTCTGTCCCTGTGGATGATGAGTTGGGTTTGTAA